Genomic DNA from Lactococcus garvieae:
CAAGAAAAAAATTATAAACCTAAATATCAGGTAAGAATGAACAACAACGACATGATTATCGCACATATCCGTGCGGGTTTAGGCGTCTCCCTCATCTCAAAACGTTTTGTTTCAGAAGGGATGACTTATCAAGCACTCGACAGTAAATATCATCGTACTTTCTCGGCCATTACTTATGCCGAAGAAAAAGACCCCCTGATGCTCGAAATAATTCAGCAGATCAGAGAGTCGGTGAAGTGAGTTGTTTATCAAGCCACTGGCTGATGAGACGATAGACTTTCTCATAATCCTCTTCGAGAAGGATTTCATGTCGGAGCCCAGGGAGAAGCTGTAGATCAAGATGTTGAAGACCCGCTTCTTTCAATTTTTGGTAAACTTTTTGGGGACCTTTACCAAAGTTACCGACAGGATCATCCGTGCCACTTATGATTAAGAGGGGAAAGTCTAAAGGCAGATTTTGCATCCAGTTTTTCTGGTTTGCGCGCTGGACTAAAGAAAAGAGCGTGACGAAGCCATTATGGGTAAAGGTAAAGCCTAACAGGGGATCCTTCTCATAATTTGCTACATTTTTTTGATTTTTAGAAAGCCAGTTGAAGTTTCCTTTTTCGGGGAATTTTTTACTGTAGCCACCGAAAGCCAGTTTATCGATCATGGGAGCTGTACTTTCTGCTCTTTTTTGGCTTAATTTTTTTAGAAGAGGCAAGAAAAACTTCAAATGTACAGGGCTTGTGCCCGTTCCCATAAAGATAGCCCCTTGAATATCCACAGGATAATCTTGTAGAAAACTTCGCAAGGCAAAAGAACCCATGCTATGCCCCATCATAAAGTAAGGCAGTTCGGGATATCTTTTTTTCGCCCATGTTTTTACCCGGTGAATATCTGTAATCACGTTTTTAGCACCTGCTTTACCAAAATATCCATACAGGGGCTGCTGCTTATTTACAGAATGCCCATGTCCCAGATGGTCGTGACCGATAACCGCAAAACCTAACCCATTAAGATAAAGCGCAAAGTCATTGTAGCGCGCAATATTTTCCGCCATTCCATGGATTAATTGAATAATAGCTTTGGGCTTATCGATGGGCCAGTGGAGAAGATTCAGCTCCGTTTGATTATCGCTTGATTTTAAGGTGTGTGTCTCAATCACAGTGGATGCTCCTCTTTCATTAAATCTCTATTAGGATTGAAGTTTATTATAGCAAAAAAGCAATAATACTGCTTTTCATCCAAAAAAATAAGCAACAGAATACTCTGCTTAAAAGGTGCAGAAATCTAAGTTGTGGTATAATAATTATGACTTTATCTTAAAAAGATCAGAAAGGAACGCATGGTATACTACCCAGAACCAATCGCTAAACTTATAGAAAGCTTTAGCAAGTTGCCCGGTATAGGGCAAAAAACAGCAACACGTCTAGCCTTTCACACGATTGGTATGGATGATCAAGATGTAAATGAATTTGCGCGGAATCTGATTTCGGCAAAACGTGATTTACGCTTTTGTTCAATCTGTGGCAATCTCACAGAAAGTGATCCGTGTGCCATTTGTGAAGACCCTCTTCGTGATCGTACGACCATATTGGTCGTAGAAGAAAGCAAAGATGTCTTAGCCATGGAAAAAATCCGTGAGTACAGAGGCCTCTATCATGTTTTACATGGTACGATTAGCCCGATGAATGGTGTCGGTCCCGATGAAATAAATGTCAAGACGCTTTTAACGCGCCTGATGGGAGACAGTGAAGTCGAAGAAGTTATTCTTGCTACGAATGCAACTTCTGATGGTGAAGCAACAGCGATGTATCTCTCACGAATGATAAAACCTGCGGGTATCAAGGTGACACGTTTGGCACGTGGACTCGCAGTTGGATCAGATATTGAGTATGCAGATGAGGTTACCTTATCCAAAGCAGTTGAAAATCGTATGGAAATTTAAGTGGAGAAAATTATGTCAAAAGAAACATTGATTTTATTATATGGCGGTCGAAGTGCAGAACGAGAAGTATCCGTTCTTTCAGCTCAAAGCGTAATGCGCGCAGTAAACTATGATAAATTTACTGTGAAGACTTACTTTATCAGTAAAACTGGTGATTTTATCAAAACTCAAGAATTCAGGGAAACACCAGCAGAAGACGAACAACTCATGACCAACGAAACGGTTAAAACCGAGCAAAAAGTCGCACCATCTGACATTTACGAAAAAGATGCTGTGGTTTTCCCTGTCTTACATGGACCTATGGGCGAAGATGGTTCCATCCAAGGCTTCTTAGAAATTATGCGCCTTGCTTATGTTGGCCCAAATATCCTATCTGCCAGCAGCACTATGGATAAACTCTTAGCCAAACATGTGTTCAGCGCGGTAGGTGTCCCACAGGTGCCTTATGTTGCGGCGTATTCGGATGGAGACCAAGAAAAAATCCATGCAGCTGTCCAAGCCAACCTGACTTTCCCTGTCTTTGTCAAGCCAGCCAACATGGGCTCAAGTGTCGGTATCTCTAAAGTAAATAGCCTTGAAGAGCTGGAGGCAGGTCTTGCTGAAGCTTACAAGTATGATAACCGTGTGGTTGTGGAACAAGGTGTAAATGCGCGAGAAATAGAATGTGCCGTCCTTGGTAATGGTGGAAAAGTACGCTCAACCCTTCCTGGTGAAGTAGTCAAAGACGTTGATTTCTATGACTACCGTTCAAAATATATTGATAACAAAATTGAGATGGCAATCCCTGCAGAAGTACCAGCAGAGATTGCGCAAAAGATGCGCGACTATGCCGAAAAAGCTTATCAAGCGATGAATGGTACAGGTTTATCACGCTGTGACTTTTTCTATGATGAAAAAGGGGACATTTATCTCAATGAAATTAATGCTATCCCAGGCTTCACACAATGGTCAATGTATCCATTGCTCTGGGAAAACATGGGACTTTCATACAGTGACTTGATTGAAGAGTTAGTTACTCTTGCCCAAGAAGCTTTTGAAATCCGTGAAAGTCACCTTCTATAAAAAGAAAGAATCTCCAGATGTAACTGTCGGGAGATTTTTTTATAAAATACACGCTCTTTGACAAATTATAGAGTCCTCTATATAATGATAGGAAAAGAGGAGATACTAATGGGAACAATTTACGATAGTAAGACCAAAAATAGATTGAAAAGAGCGGATGGTCAGTTGCAAGGCGTTCTGCGGATGTTAGAAGAAGAAAAAGACTGTGATGCTGTAGTTACGCAGCTCAAAGCAGTGCGTTCGAGTCTTGACAGCTTGATTGGTCTTATAGTGGCGGAAAACTTGCAAAATTGTCTTCTACTATTAGAAGGCGATGAAAAAGAGCGCGAGAAAAAAATAAGCCAAGCGATTAAAATGATTATAAAAAAATAGTAGAGTTCGTCACACATTTACGTTACACATATCTAAGAAGAAGGGGTGCCTTATGAAGGGACTTTTGGTATAATAAACTCATCATGAAACTTACACTACACGAAATCGCCCGCGCAGTCGGCGCGACAAATAATTGGTCAGAATTAACAGATATAGAGATTCAAAATATTGAATTTGACAGCCGTAAAATCAAGGAAGGTGATCTTTTCTTACCCCTTAAAGGTGTAAGAGATGGACATGACTTTATTGAAACAGCTTTTGCCAACGGTGCTGTGGCGACATTTGCTGAAAAAGAAGTCGCACAGTCACACTTACGTGTTGAGGATTGCTTGCAGGCTCTTCAAAAACTTGCCCAGTATTACTTGGAAAAAATGAAGGTCGAAGTCATTGCTGTTACGGGATCAAATGGTAAAACCACAACCAAAGATATGATCCACGCCGTCCTTTCTGAGAAGTATAAAACCTATAAAACGCAGGGCAATTATAATAATGAAATAGGCATGCCTTACACTGTCTTGCACATGCCAGACGATACGGAAAAAATTGTGCTTGAGATGGGAATGGATCGTCTGGGGGATATTGACTTGCTCTCGGAAATAGCAAAACCCAAAATCGCACTTGTGACCCTTATTGGTGAGTCTCACTTGGAATTTTTTGGCACACGGGAAAAAATTGCTGAAGGAAAACTTGGTATTACCTCTGGCTTGCGTCCTGAGGGGGAACTCATCGTTCCTGCCGATAAGATTATTAACAAATATTTGCCTGCCGATACAAAAATCACACGCTTTGGTGCAGATGAAGATATCTTTGTTACGAAGCTTATCGAGCACAAAGATCAGTTGAGTTTCACAACCAACTTCTTAGATACAGAGCTTACAATTCCAGTTCCAGGGAAATTTAATGCAACCAATGCCATGCTTGCAGCTTATGTCGGGACACGAGTGGGTGTCGAAGAAGATAAGATAGCGCACGCTCTAGCAAACGTAAGTTTGACCCGTAATCGGACAGAGTGGAAAAAAGCCAGCAATGGCGCAGATATCCTGAGTGATGTCTATAATGCCAACCCTACAGCTATGAAGTTGATATTAGAAACCTTCCAAGTTCTTCCTAAAAATGCAGAAGGACGCAAAATGGCTGTTCTCGCGGATATGCTTGAACTCGGAGTACAAGCTCCTGAGTTACATGCAAGTATATCCCAAGCCATTGATTTCTCTACTCTAGATCATGTTTACTTATATGGCGAACTAATGAGAAACCTTTGGAAAGAACTGCCGCAAGACAAAGTTTCTTATTTTACAGACTTGTCTGAGTTGACAGCGAAAGTAAAAATGGAGCTTCAACCCCAAGATCAACTTTTACTTAAAGGTTCCAACAGTATGAACTTAGGGGCGATAGTCGAAGAATTACAAAAATAAGCATGCAAGTGCTTTTTTTTGTGGCTAAAATAGAAGAAAATGTTCGGAAATGACGTATAAAAATTTTAAATGACAAAAATTTAGAAAAACTAAGTAGAAAACTCTTTACAATTTAGATTGAATTAAGTATAATAAAGAACATAATAAATTTTCAGACAATAATAAACAAATGCAAAATTGTCGGATAAGTCAAACAGAAAGAGGATGTTACATGAATAATTGGAAAAAGGTATCATTAGGGACTCTTGCCCTAGCTTCGGTAGGGCTCTTAGCAGCATGTGGAAATGGCGGAGGCGATTCAAAAACTGCTACTCCACAACTTTCAGTTCCTACAAACATTGCTACATTGGACTCAGGCTTGGCAACAGACACATATTCAAACCTTTTCATCGGGAACACTCAAGAAGGTTTAACACGTGTTGACGAAGAAGGTGTTGCTCAAAATGCTTTGGCTTCTGACATTAAAGTATCAGACGATGGTTTGACTTACACTATTACATTGCGTGAAGGTCTTAAATGGTCAAATGGAGATTCACTGACAGCAAACGACTTCCTTTATTCATGGCAACGTGCTGTAAACCCAGCAACAGGTTCACAATACGCTTACTTGCTTGGTAACATCAAAAACGCCAATGAAATCAACTCAGGAAAAATTAAAGACCTCAATGAATTGGGCGTTAAAGTCAAAGGTGACACAGAGATTGTTGTAACATTGACACAACCTACACCATACTTTAAGTTCCTTCTTGCTAACTCTGTTTACATGCCTGTAAATAAAGGCGCAGTTGAGGAATTTGGTAAACAGTACGGTACTTCATCTGATAAAGTTGTTTACTCTGGACCATTCATGTTCAAGAAAGATGCAGGTTGGACTGGTACAAACAACAGCTATTCACTTGTGAAAAACCCAGATTACTATGACAAAGACGGTGTAAAATCAGAAGAAATTGGTTACACTGTACAATCAAACCCAAATACAGCCGTTCAGCTCTTTAAACAAGGCAAATTGGACCAAGCAAGTTTGAACACTATGGACTTGTACAATGCCAACAAAGACTATAATGATGGTAAAGACCTTGTTGTCTTAAAAGAAGCAACAACAGCTTACCTTCAATATAACCAATCAGGTGGTGGTACATCAAGCCCAGAAGTAGCTAAAGCTCTTCAAAACAAAAATATCCGTGATGCAATTAACTTAGCAACTGACCGTAAAGGTATCGTTGATCAGTTTATCCCAGCGGGTACAGTGGCTGAAACATTTACACCAGCAGGTATGTCTGTAACAGCAGATGGTACTGACTTTGCAGAATTTGCAAAACAAGATTATAAATACGATGCAGCGAAAGCTAAAGAACTTTGGGAAAAAGGTCTGAAAGAAGTCGGCGTAACATCATTGAATATTCAATATACAACAGATGCTGATGCCCCAGTTTCAAAATCTACTGCAGACTTCTTGCAAGCATCGCTTTCTAAAGCATTGCCAGGCTTGACACTTACTCAAAAAATCGTTCCTTTCCAACAACGTTTGAAAGATTCACAAAACCAAAACTTTGATATAGTTCTCTCTCTTTGGGGTGGTGACTACGCTGAACCATCAACATTCTTGCAACTCTTTGCAGATGGCTCAGGTTATAACGATGGGAAATTTGACAACCCTGCCTACCAAGCAGCTTGGACTAAAGCATCTACATTGCCAACGGTATTGGATGACAAAGCACGTGATGAAGCGTATAAAGAAGCAGAAACTGCCCTCTTTAGCGAATCAAGCATTAACCCACTTTATTACCGTGCAACACCAGCGCTCCGTAACCAACACCTTAAAGGTTTACAATTCAACTCAACAGGTTTGACTTACGATCTCAAAGGTGTTTACATCGAAAAATAGTAGGCACTAACATCAAACGAATAAGTAGGGCTTATTAGGCCTACTTTTCGTGCTTTTATTAAGGAATTTTTATATGTTAGCTAAATATCTTGTAAAACGTATCTTATTGATGCTCTTGACACTATTTGTAGTTATTACAGCGACGTTCTTCCTCATGCAGATCATGCCAGGAACGCCCTTTAATAACCCCAAATTAACCCCTGAGCAAATTCAACAATTAAATGTTGCATATGGTTTGGATAAACCACTGATTGTTCAGTATTTTATCTACCTTCAAAATGCTTTCACTGGTAACTTCGGAACTTCATTTACCTTTGCCAACCAACCTGTAAGTACAATGATTGGACAACGCTTGCCTGTTTCGGCTCAGCTTGGTTTTGAAGCTTTGATTATTGGTGTTGTTGTAGGAACATTCTTTGGTGTTGTTGCTGCACGCTTCAAAAATACTTGGATTGATGGACTTTTAAGTATCATCTCCACTGTCTTCTTCTCAGTACCTTCCTTCATTGTTGGTACTTTGCTCCTCCTTTACTTTGGTTATACTTGGGAACTCTTGCCAGTATCAGGTTGGGGAACCTTTTCTCAAACCATCTTGCCAGCCTTAGCGCTCTCTTTTGCACCTATGTCTCAGGTTATGAGTTTCGTTCGTGCACAGATGATTGAGTCACTGTCATCAGATTATATCTTATTGGCACGTGCTAAAGGTTTGTCTGATCGTGAAGTACTCTGGAAACACGCGATTCGTAATTCATTGATTCCGATGCTGACATTGATCGGTCCGATGAGTGCGGGGCTTCTTACAGGTTCTGTACTTATTGAGTCAATCTTCTCAATACCAGGTATTGGGCAACAGTTCGTTCAGTCGATTCCATCAAAAGACTTCCCAGTCATTATGGGAACAACGGTCGTCTATGCTGTGATGTTGATGGCAATGATTTTAATCACTGACATTATTACAGCGTTTGTTGACCCACGTGTGCGTTTAGACTAGAAGGGAGGGAAGAAAATGGAAAATATTAACAGTAAATTTAAACTTGTAACAAATCGCGACTTTGAAGCGAGCGAAGCAATCGCAAAACCTGCCCTCACTTTTTGGCAAGACGCTTGGCGACGTTTCAAGAAAAACAAAATCGCAATGGTTGCGATGGTTGTCGTTGTCTTCACTCTTTTGTTCTCTGTGGTTTCAACAGTTTTTGTTCCTCAATCGGAAGCCAATAACTTTGACCCAAACCAGGTTCAAACCTATAAAAACTTACCTCCAAAGCTGGGAAATGTAAATATCCCGGGTTGGAATGGTAACTTTGCTGCTCCAGGTAGCACGATAGCTGAAGATCTCTATAAAGTTCAAAGTGTTCCAGAAGGTACATCTTTCATCTTTGGTACAGATGCCTTAGGACGTTCTATTGCTAAACGTACGATTGTCGGTTTGCGTATCTCCTTGATTATCGCCTTCGCTTCGATTGTCTTTGATGTCCTCATCGGTATCACCTATGGTCTAATCTCTGGATGGATTGGCGGAAAAGTTGACACCGTAATGCAGCGTATCATTGAAATCATCAGTTCTATCCCAAGTTTGGTTATTGTAACCATGTTTGGACTTTTGCTGGGACAAGGGATAATTTCAATCGTCCTTGCTATCGGTCTCTTTATCTGGACCGGTATTGCCCGGCAGGTGCGGAATATGACCCTGTCTCTGAAAGAACGAGAATTTGTTCTGGCTGCGAAAACTTTAGGGGCTAGTCCATTTAAAATCATGGTTAAACACCTTATTCCAAATATGCTGGGTGTTATCATCGTTCAAATTATGTTTGATATACCATCGGTTATCTTCTTTGAAGCTGTTCTTTCTGCGATTAACTTAGGTGTTAAACCGCCAACAGCATCATTGGGTTCATTGATTTCTGATGGTATTCAAAGCTTGCAATTCTATCCGTTCCAAGTTGCAGTACCTGCCGTAGTCTTGTCGCTCTTGTCACTCGCCTTCTTCCTCTTTGGTTACGGCTTGCGTGACGCATTTGATCCAAAATCTGGTCAAGACTAAGAAATGAGGAAGTAAAATGACTGAAAAAGAAGAAAAAGTACTTGAAGTAAAAAATCTGCATGTTAATTTTAAAACGTATGCTGGGAAGGTTAAAGCCATCCGTGATGTTTCGTTTGATTTGAAAAAAGGCGAAACCTTAGCCATCGTTGGGGAGTCATGATCAGGTAAATCTGTAACGACAAAAACCTTGATGGGACTAAATGCAGCAAACGCAGAGATTCCTAATGGACAAATCCTTTTCAAAGGACGAAATCTCTTAGATATAAAAGAAGAAGATTGGCAAAAAATCCGTGGAAATGAAATTTCGATGATTTTCCAAGACCCGATGACGTCATTGGATCCTACTATGCGTATCGGTAACCAAATTGCTGAACCCTTGATCAAGCACAGAGGCATGAAGAAAAAAGCCGCCTTGGTAAAAGCTTTGGAACTCATGAAAGCTGTTGGTATTCCACAAAGTGAACAACATATCAATGACTACCCGCACCAATGGTCTGGAGGGATGCGTCAACGTGCCGTTATCGCGATTGCGCTGGCTGCTGATCCCGAAATTCTTATCGCAGATGAGCCAACGACAGCCTTAGATGTAACGATTCAAGCACAAATCATGCAAATGATGTCAGAGTTGCAACAACGTATCGAGTCATCAATCATCTTTATTACCCACGACTTGGGTGTGGTTGCTGGCTTTGCGGACCGTGTTGCTGTGATGTATGCGGGAGAAATCGTTGAGTTTGGGACTGTGGAAGAAATCTTCTACAACCCGCAACATCCATACACATGGGGCTTGCTTGACTCAATGCCAACGGTTGATACCGATGGAGAACGTCTTGTTTCTATCCCTGGTACGCCTCCAGACTTGCTTCACCCACCAAAAGGTGATGCGTTCGCGCTGCGTAACCAACATGCTTTGGAAATTGATTTTGAAGAAGAACCGCCTTACTTTGAAGTTTCACCGACTCATCAAGTTAAATCTTGGCTTTTAGATGAGCGTTCACCAAAAGTAACGCCTTCTGAAAATATCCAGCACCGTTGGGCACGTTGGCAAGTAATGAAAATGAAGGGAAATGCTGAATAATGACTGAAGATAGAAAAAAACTTGTCGAATTCAAGGGCGTGGACCTGGTTTTCAACAAGGGTAAAAAAAATGTCAACAAGGCGATCAATGATGTTTCTTTTCACATTTATGAAGGAGAAACATTTGGTCTTGTAGGTGAATCAGGATCTGGTAAAACAACTATCGGCCGTGCGATCATGAAGCTATATGATATTAATAAAGGTGAAATTCACTTCAACGGCAAAGATGTGAGCAAGATTAAAGGTACTGAACTTAAAAAATTCCGTGAAAAAGTACAGATGATTTTCCAAGACCCGCAAGCTTCGTTAAATGGAAGAATGCGTGTTAAAGATATCATTGCTGAGGGAATCGATGTCAACGGCTTAGCAAAAAACTCAAGTGAACGTACAGAAAAAGTTAGAGAGTTGCTTCAACTTGTTGGTTTAAATCAAGACCATATGACACGTTATCCTCATGAGTTCTCTGGAGGACAGCGCCAACGTATCGGTATCGCCCGTGCCTTGGCAGTCAATCCTAAATTTATCGTAGCAGATGAGCCAATTTCGGCATTGGATGTATCTATCCAGGCTCAGGTTGTTAATTTGATGCGTGATATTCAAGAAAAAGAAGGTTTAACTTATCTTTTTATTGCCCATGATTTATCTATGGTTAAATATATCTCCGACCGTATCGGTGTGATGCACTGGGGTAAAATTCTTGAAATAGGATCTTCTGAGCAAGTTTATAATAATGCTCTCCATCCTTATACTCAATCACTGCTCAGCGCTATTCCAGCGCCAGACCCAATCTCAGAACGTAGTCGTGTGCCTCAGGCTTACGATCCCACAGCTGAGCTGGACGGGCAGCCTCGTGAACTCCGTGAAATTACGCCAGGACATTTTGTCCTTTCTACTGAAGCAGAAGCTGCTGAATATAGGAAAATTGCGATTTCATAAAAAATAAACTGCACCCTCCAAGGTGTAGTTTTTTGATAGATAAATAGATTGTTTTATTTTTGAATTCACTATAAATGGTATAAAATTAACTTAAGAGTGAATTGTCGTGTAGATTTATTTACAAGAAAAGGAGGGATATATGGATTTTTTTAAAGAAATTATTAGCAACCAAATATTAGTAACGGCTATAGTCGGTTGGTTTGCGGCACAAATAATAAAAATTTTCGTTGATATATTTCGTTATAAAAAGTTAGACTTGCGCTTGCTGTTTGCCACAGGTGGTATGCCCAGCTCTCATAGCGCCTTGGTTGTTTCGATGACGACAGCAACTGGGCTGACACAGGGCTTTGATTCAGCCAT
This window encodes:
- a CDS encoding ABC transporter permease, whose amino-acid sequence is MENINSKFKLVTNRDFEASEAIAKPALTFWQDAWRRFKKNKIAMVAMVVVVFTLLFSVVSTVFVPQSEANNFDPNQVQTYKNLPPKLGNVNIPGWNGNFAAPGSTIAEDLYKVQSVPEGTSFIFGTDALGRSIAKRTIVGLRISLIIAFASIVFDVLIGITYGLISGWIGGKVDTVMQRIIEIISSIPSLVIVTMFGLLLGQGIISIVLAIGLFIWTGIARQVRNMTLSLKEREFVLAAKTLGASPFKIMVKHLIPNMLGVIIVQIMFDIPSVIFFEAVLSAINLGVKPPTASLGSLISDGIQSLQFYPFQVAVPAVVLSLLSLAFFLFGYGLRDAFDPKSGQD
- a CDS encoding metal-sensitive transcriptional regulator, whose product is MGTIYDSKTKNRLKRADGQLQGVLRMLEEEKDCDAVVTQLKAVRSSLDSLIGLIVAENLQNCLLLLEGDEKEREKKISQAIKMIIKK
- a CDS encoding peptide ABC transporter substrate-binding protein, with the translated sequence MNNWKKVSLGTLALASVGLLAACGNGGGDSKTATPQLSVPTNIATLDSGLATDTYSNLFIGNTQEGLTRVDEEGVAQNALASDIKVSDDGLTYTITLREGLKWSNGDSLTANDFLYSWQRAVNPATGSQYAYLLGNIKNANEINSGKIKDLNELGVKVKGDTEIVVTLTQPTPYFKFLLANSVYMPVNKGAVEEFGKQYGTSSDKVVYSGPFMFKKDAGWTGTNNSYSLVKNPDYYDKDGVKSEEIGYTVQSNPNTAVQLFKQGKLDQASLNTMDLYNANKDYNDGKDLVVLKEATTAYLQYNQSGGGTSSPEVAKALQNKNIRDAINLATDRKGIVDQFIPAGTVAETFTPAGMSVTADGTDFAEFAKQDYKYDAAKAKELWEKGLKEVGVTSLNIQYTTDADAPVSKSTADFLQASLSKALPGLTLTQKIVPFQQRLKDSQNQNFDIVLSLWGGDYAEPSTFLQLFADGSGYNDGKFDNPAYQAAWTKASTLPTVLDDKARDEAYKEAETALFSESSINPLYYRATPALRNQHLKGLQFNSTGLTYDLKGVYIEK
- a CDS encoding UDP-N-acetylmuramoyl-tripeptide--D-alanyl-D-alanine ligase gives rise to the protein MKLTLHEIARAVGATNNWSELTDIEIQNIEFDSRKIKEGDLFLPLKGVRDGHDFIETAFANGAVATFAEKEVAQSHLRVEDCLQALQKLAQYYLEKMKVEVIAVTGSNGKTTTKDMIHAVLSEKYKTYKTQGNYNNEIGMPYTVLHMPDDTEKIVLEMGMDRLGDIDLLSEIAKPKIALVTLIGESHLEFFGTREKIAEGKLGITSGLRPEGELIVPADKIINKYLPADTKITRFGADEDIFVTKLIEHKDQLSFTTNFLDTELTIPVPGKFNATNAMLAAYVGTRVGVEEDKIAHALANVSLTRNRTEWKKASNGADILSDVYNANPTAMKLILETFQVLPKNAEGRKMAVLADMLELGVQAPELHASISQAIDFSTLDHVYLYGELMRNLWKELPQDKVSYFTDLSELTAKVKMELQPQDQLLLKGSNSMNLGAIVEELQK
- a CDS encoding ABC transporter permease; translated protein: MLAKYLVKRILLMLLTLFVVITATFFLMQIMPGTPFNNPKLTPEQIQQLNVAYGLDKPLIVQYFIYLQNAFTGNFGTSFTFANQPVSTMIGQRLPVSAQLGFEALIIGVVVGTFFGVVAARFKNTWIDGLLSIISTVFFSVPSFIVGTLLLLYFGYTWELLPVSGWGTFSQTILPALALSFAPMSQVMSFVRAQMIESLSSDYILLARAKGLSDREVLWKHAIRNSLIPMLTLIGPMSAGLLTGSVLIESIFSIPGIGQQFVQSIPSKDFPVIMGTTVVYAVMLMAMILITDIITAFVDPRVRLD
- a CDS encoding ABC transporter ATP-binding protein codes for the protein MTEDRKKLVEFKGVDLVFNKGKKNVNKAINDVSFHIYEGETFGLVGESGSGKTTIGRAIMKLYDINKGEIHFNGKDVSKIKGTELKKFREKVQMIFQDPQASLNGRMRVKDIIAEGIDVNGLAKNSSERTEKVRELLQLVGLNQDHMTRYPHEFSGGQRQRIGIARALAVNPKFIVADEPISALDVSIQAQVVNLMRDIQEKEGLTYLFIAHDLSMVKYISDRIGVMHWGKILEIGSSEQVYNNALHPYTQSLLSAIPAPDPISERSRVPQAYDPTAELDGQPRELREITPGHFVLSTEAEAAEYRKIAIS
- a CDS encoding alpha/beta fold hydrolase produces the protein MIETHTLKSSDNQTELNLLHWPIDKPKAIIQLIHGMAENIARYNDFALYLNGLGFAVIGHDHLGHGHSVNKQQPLYGYFGKAGAKNVITDIHRVKTWAKKRYPELPYFMMGHSMGSFALRSFLQDYPVDIQGAIFMGTGTSPVHLKFFLPLLKKLSQKRAESTAPMIDKLAFGGYSKKFPEKGNFNWLSKNQKNVANYEKDPLLGFTFTHNGFVTLFSLVQRANQKNWMQNLPLDFPLLIISGTDDPVGNFGKGPQKVYQKLKEAGLQHLDLQLLPGLRHEILLEEDYEKVYRLISQWLDKQLTSPTL
- the recR gene encoding recombination mediator RecR; translation: MVYYPEPIAKLIESFSKLPGIGQKTATRLAFHTIGMDDQDVNEFARNLISAKRDLRFCSICGNLTESDPCAICEDPLRDRTTILVVEESKDVLAMEKIREYRGLYHVLHGTISPMNGVGPDEINVKTLLTRLMGDSEVEEVILATNATSDGEATAMYLSRMIKPAGIKVTRLARGLAVGSDIEYADEVTLSKAVENRMEI
- a CDS encoding D-alanine--D-alanine ligase, translating into MSKETLILLYGGRSAEREVSVLSAQSVMRAVNYDKFTVKTYFISKTGDFIKTQEFRETPAEDEQLMTNETVKTEQKVAPSDIYEKDAVVFPVLHGPMGEDGSIQGFLEIMRLAYVGPNILSASSTMDKLLAKHVFSAVGVPQVPYVAAYSDGDQEKIHAAVQANLTFPVFVKPANMGSSVGISKVNSLEELEAGLAEAYKYDNRVVVEQGVNAREIECAVLGNGGKVRSTLPGEVVKDVDFYDYRSKYIDNKIEMAIPAEVPAEIAQKMRDYAEKAYQAMNGTGLSRCDFFYDEKGDIYLNEINAIPGFTQWSMYPLLWENMGLSYSDLIEELVTLAQEAFEIRESHLL
- a CDS encoding divergent PAP2 family protein, translated to MDFFKEIISNQILVTAIVGWFAAQIIKIFVDIFRYKKLDLRLLFATGGMPSSHSALVVSMTTATGLTQGFDSAIFAMATVFAFVVMYDAQGIRRQAGTHAYILNIIIKTIENPKINAERALKELLGHTPLQVFGGAVLGIVVALLMN